A window from Natranaerovirga hydrolytica encodes these proteins:
- a CDS encoding ABC transporter ATP-binding protein — protein sequence MKQKKKIIRKFIGYYKPHKALFFFDMFCAFMIASIDLAFPMISRYILQDLLPNERYNVFFIFILVLIGIYILRGIFEYIVNYWGHVLGVRIEYDMRNDLFLHLQKLPFKFYDKNKTGSLMSRVVNDLFEITELAHHGPEDIFLSTLMLGGSFIILLTINWKLTLILYVVVVILVWFAISQRKKLSQGFREVKRKTANINSTLENSLSGIRVAKAFANEDFEVSKFKKGNDAFRGSKKYAYKRMGIFMGGMHFMIHILNVIAIGVGGYFIMVGQMSHGDLLAFILYINSFLQPIRKLTNFVQQFESGMTGFERFVEIMEIDPSITDSKNAIDIQEVKGNIEFKKVSFAYTEEEQVLNELDLHIQSGETVALVGPSGGGKTTICQLIPRFYDVNEGAIQVDGKNIKDIKMNSLRRNIGIVQQDVFLFSGTIKENIAYGKINATDNEIIEAAKKAEIHDFIMSLPKGYETEVGDRGIRLSGGQKQRISIARVFLKNPPILILDEATSALDNETEIKIQNALEKLAKGRTTLVIAHRLSTIKNADRIVVMTQEGIKEQGSHEELIKTEGIYSKLYNAQFKGFIPDEI from the coding sequence ATGAAACAAAAGAAGAAGATCATTAGAAAATTTATAGGCTATTATAAGCCTCATAAGGCACTATTCTTTTTTGATATGTTTTGTGCTTTTATGATTGCAAGTATTGACTTAGCTTTTCCTATGATTTCAAGGTACATATTACAAGATTTATTACCCAATGAAAGGTACAATGTGTTTTTTATCTTTATACTTGTACTCATTGGAATTTATATTTTAAGAGGTATATTTGAGTACATTGTTAACTATTGGGGGCATGTACTGGGTGTTCGGATAGAATACGATATGCGTAACGATTTGTTTTTGCACTTACAAAAACTGCCTTTTAAATTTTACGATAAAAATAAAACAGGTAGCTTAATGTCAAGAGTGGTCAATGACTTATTTGAAATAACAGAATTAGCCCATCATGGACCAGAAGACATCTTTTTATCCACATTAATGCTAGGTGGTTCCTTTATAATATTATTAACCATTAACTGGAAGCTTACATTGATTTTATATGTGGTTGTGGTTATATTGGTTTGGTTTGCTATATCTCAAAGAAAAAAGCTCTCTCAGGGTTTTAGAGAAGTTAAAAGAAAAACAGCCAATATTAATTCAACCTTAGAAAATAGTCTGTCAGGAATAAGAGTGGCAAAGGCATTTGCTAATGAAGACTTTGAAGTAAGTAAATTCAAAAAAGGTAATGACGCATTTAGAGGCTCAAAAAAGTATGCATATAAAAGAATGGGTATTTTTATGGGCGGTATGCATTTTATGATTCACATCCTAAATGTAATTGCCATAGGTGTTGGTGGCTATTTTATTATGGTTGGTCAAATGTCTCATGGTGATTTATTAGCGTTTATATTATATATTAATTCTTTCTTACAACCCATAAGAAAGTTAACCAACTTTGTTCAGCAATTTGAATCTGGAATGACAGGTTTTGAAAGATTTGTAGAAATTATGGAAATTGATCCTTCTATAACAGACAGTAAAAATGCTATAGACATTCAAGAGGTTAAGGGGAATATAGAATTTAAAAAAGTATCATTCGCCTATACAGAAGAAGAGCAAGTGTTAAATGAACTTGACTTGCATATACAATCAGGAGAAACGGTTGCTTTGGTAGGACCTTCAGGCGGTGGAAAAACCACGATCTGTCAATTGATTCCTAGATTTTATGATGTCAATGAAGGAGCAATACAAGTCGATGGCAAAAATATTAAAGATATTAAAATGAATTCTTTAAGAAGAAATATTGGTATTGTACAGCAAGATGTATTTTTATTCTCAGGGACTATAAAAGAGAATATTGCTTATGGTAAAATCAATGCCACAGATAATGAAATTATTGAAGCAGCTAAAAAAGCTGAAATACATGACTTTATTATGTCTTTACCAAAGGGATATGAAACAGAAGTAGGGGATAGAGGCATAAGGTTGTCTGGTGGACAAAAACAAAGAATTAGTATTGCTAGAGTGTTTCTGAAAAACCCACCAATATTAATCTTAGATGAAGCCACTTCAGCATTAGACAATGAAACAGAAATAAAAATCCAAAATGCATTAGAAAAGTTAGCCAAAGGCAGAACAACACTTGTTATTGCCCATAGGTTATCCACCATTAAAAATGCAGATAGAATTGTTGTTATGACACAAGAAGGCATAAAAGAACAAGGCAGTCATGAAGAACTGATCAAAACAGAAGGTATCTATTCGAAGCTTTATAACGCTCAATTTAAAGGATTTATACCAGACGAAATATAA
- a CDS encoding AAA family ATPase — protein MDLFDMMRETTLEKEAPLAARIRPQTIDEVVGQEHIIGENKLLYRAIKADKLSSIIFYGPPGTGKTTLAKVIANTTKAHFKQLNATASGKKDIQEVIKEAKDDIGMHNKKTILFIDEIHRFNKAQQDALLPYVEDGTIILIGATTENPYFEVNNALVSRSRIFQLKLLTKEEIIKLLKRALTDKEKGLGHFKTQADEEALNFIADVSNGDARAALNAIELGVLTTTPNEEGAIQITIEVAEECIQKRAISYDKDGDSHYDTISAFIKSMRGSDPDAAIYYLARMIYAGEDPKFIARRIVICASEDVGNADPMALQVAVMAAQAVDFIGMPEGRIILAQAVAYVASAPKSNAAYVAIDTALEDVKNIRVNTIPPHLKDAHYQGAGKLGHGVSYQYAHHYPNHYVKQQYLPDELQDKTYYNPTNQGYEKQLKDYLEMLKKE, from the coding sequence ATGGATTTATTTGATATGATGCGGGAAACAACATTAGAAAAAGAAGCACCTTTGGCTGCTCGAATACGGCCACAAACCATAGATGAAGTTGTTGGACAAGAACATATTATAGGGGAAAATAAATTATTGTATCGTGCAATCAAAGCAGATAAATTATCGTCTATTATCTTTTATGGACCACCAGGGACAGGAAAAACAACCCTAGCAAAAGTCATTGCCAATACAACAAAAGCCCATTTTAAACAATTAAATGCAACGGCATCAGGAAAAAAAGACATTCAAGAAGTCATTAAAGAAGCCAAAGATGATATAGGGATGCATAACAAAAAAACCATATTATTTATAGATGAAATTCATCGCTTCAATAAAGCACAGCAAGATGCATTACTACCTTATGTTGAAGATGGAACCATTATATTAATTGGTGCAACAACAGAAAATCCATACTTCGAAGTGAATAATGCTTTGGTATCTCGATCAAGAATATTTCAGCTAAAATTATTAACTAAAGAAGAGATTATTAAACTACTAAAAAGGGCTTTAACAGATAAAGAAAAAGGATTAGGACATTTTAAAACACAGGCAGATGAAGAAGCATTAAATTTTATTGCAGATGTATCAAATGGAGACGCTAGAGCAGCTTTGAATGCTATAGAATTAGGTGTTTTAACAACAACGCCAAATGAAGAAGGCGCCATACAGATTACCATTGAAGTAGCAGAAGAATGTATTCAAAAAAGAGCCATCAGTTATGATAAAGATGGAGACAGTCATTATGATACCATTTCTGCATTTATTAAAAGTATGAGAGGATCAGACCCAGACGCAGCCATATATTATTTGGCAAGAATGATCTATGCAGGGGAAGATCCAAAGTTTATAGCTAGAAGAATAGTCATTTGTGCTTCGGAAGATGTAGGAAATGCAGACCCTATGGCGTTGCAAGTTGCTGTTATGGCAGCTCAAGCAGTGGATTTTATTGGTATGCCAGAAGGAAGGATTATACTGGCTCAAGCAGTGGCTTATGTGGCTAGTGCACCTAAAAGTAATGCGGCTTATGTAGCTATTGATACAGCCCTAGAAGATGTTAAAAATATAAGAGTTAATACCATTCCACCTCATTTAAAAGATGCTCATTATCAAGGGGCGGGAAAACTTGGACATGGTGTATCCTATCAATATGCTCATCATTACCCAAACCATTATGTTAAGCAACAGTATTTGCCAGACGAATTACAAGATAAAACATATTATAACCCAACTAATCAAGGTTATGAGAAGCAATTAAAAGACTATCTAGAAATGTTAAAAAAAGAATAA
- a CDS encoding TRAP transporter small permease has translation MKKKSKALILLGNMDIIIAGIALGALIILTFMGVIMRYVMKMPFTWLEEVQLWCMLWIVYISAGAAFRTNNHVAIEVLVEMFPEKIQKVIEILIALVVYVVLGYLFIQSIGFVQLFIRNGRSTNMLEVPYSLIYGAIPIATALMMINYTISLIDQMKSINNKEIEQEDTNE, from the coding sequence GTGAAAAAAAAGAGTAAAGCACTGATCCTTTTGGGAAATATGGATATTATTATTGCAGGTATAGCTCTAGGAGCACTTATAATCTTAACATTTATGGGTGTTATTATGAGGTATGTAATGAAAATGCCTTTTACTTGGCTTGAAGAAGTACAGTTATGGTGTATGCTTTGGATCGTTTATATTTCAGCAGGTGCTGCATTTAGAACAAATAATCATGTAGCCATAGAAGTGTTAGTCGAGATGTTTCCTGAAAAGATACAAAAAGTAATAGAAATACTAATTGCTTTAGTTGTTTATGTAGTATTAGGATATTTATTCATACAAAGTATTGGTTTTGTTCAATTGTTTATACGTAATGGACGTTCCACTAATATGCTAGAAGTACCTTATTCATTAATTTATGGAGCGATTCCCATAGCAACTGCATTAATGATGATTAACTATACCATTAGCTTGATTGATCAAATGAAATCAATAAATAATAAAGAAATAGAACAGGAGGATACAAATGAATGA
- the lysA gene encoding diaminopimelate decarboxylase, with translation MLKEHNKVSNSLNFYGNTTPSELVKTYGSTVYVYNEKVLRERCRELKNLVSYKNFAVNYSVKANSNPEILKIACEEGLYADAMSPGEIYVNLKAGFDPKKILYISNNVSKEEMQYAIDHGVLTSVDSISQLEQYGELNPGGRVCIRFNPGVGAGHHEKVVTGGKKTKFGVDPHLVPEVKDILNKYDLKLAGINQHIGSLFMDGSKYVEGVQSVLSIAENFDDLEFIDLGGGFGIPYNKLSGQPRLDLKELGQQLDEVINNWVSKYGKEIQFKIEPGRYIVGECGILLGTVHTVKYNYDNKYIGTDLGFNVLIRPAMYESHHDIEVYRESDKPSTQYEFVTVVGNICESGDIIAKERELPEIFEGDILGVLDAGAYGYCMASNYNNRLRPAEVLIQEDGSHRLIRRRDTLEDLVRNFV, from the coding sequence ATGTTAAAAGAACATAATAAAGTATCAAATAGTCTTAATTTTTATGGTAACACTACACCAAGTGAGTTGGTTAAAACTTACGGAAGCACAGTATATGTCTACAACGAAAAGGTGTTAAGAGAAAGATGTCGTGAACTTAAAAATCTTGTATCTTACAAAAATTTTGCTGTCAATTATTCTGTTAAAGCCAATAGTAATCCTGAGATCTTAAAGATTGCTTGCGAAGAAGGATTGTATGCTGATGCAATGAGTCCAGGAGAAATATATGTTAATCTTAAAGCTGGTTTTGATCCTAAAAAAATATTGTATATTAGTAATAACGTTTCTAAAGAAGAAATGCAATATGCCATTGATCATGGTGTTTTAACCAGTGTGGATTCTATTTCTCAGTTAGAACAATATGGTGAATTAAATCCAGGCGGACGTGTTTGTATTCGTTTTAATCCTGGTGTCGGTGCAGGACATCACGAAAAAGTTGTAACCGGTGGTAAGAAAACAAAATTTGGTGTGGACCCACATCTTGTGCCAGAAGTAAAAGATATTTTAAACAAATATGATTTAAAACTTGCTGGTATTAATCAACATATTGGTTCATTATTTATGGACGGTAGCAAATACGTTGAAGGTGTACAGTCTGTTTTATCTATTGCTGAGAACTTTGATGATTTAGAGTTTATTGATTTAGGTGGTGGTTTTGGTATTCCATACAATAAATTAAGTGGACAACCTAGACTAGACTTAAAAGAGCTTGGCCAACAATTAGACGAAGTGATTAATAATTGGGTTTCAAAATATGGTAAAGAAATTCAATTTAAAATAGAGCCCGGTCGTTATATTGTTGGTGAATGTGGTATTTTATTAGGAACCGTACACACTGTGAAGTACAATTATGATAACAAATATATTGGTACGGATTTAGGTTTTAATGTATTAATACGTCCTGCAATGTATGAGTCACACCATGATATTGAAGTTTATCGTGAAAGTGACAAACCTTCTACTCAATATGAATTTGTAACTGTAGTTGGTAACATTTGTGAAAGTGGCGATATTATTGCTAAAGAAAGAGAACTTCCAGAAATCTTTGAAGGCGATATTCTAGGTGTGCTTGATGCAGGTGCTTATGGATATTGTATGGCTTCTAATTATAACAATCGTTTAAGACCAGCGGAAGTCCTCATTCAAGAAGATGGCTCTCATCGATTAATTAGACGTCGAGATACACTTGAAGATTTGGTTAGAAATTTTGTATAA
- a CDS encoding manganese efflux pump MntP, with protein sequence MNLLHLFLIALALASDAFAAALTIGLTNAFLIKKTVKVACFFGLSQGFMSILGWSFGSIFGTILEPIGHWIAFLLLTCIGINIMQNAKKNEKTIFSTDTSTIISISIATSIDAFATGIGFHLLHITITLPAIIIGLTTFVTSFLGVYMGKQLKKYIKKESFIYYISGLILIAMGVKILLDYL encoded by the coding sequence ATGAATCTTCTTCATCTTTTTTTAATCGCTCTTGCACTGGCATCAGATGCTTTTGCTGCTGCCCTTACCATTGGTCTAACCAATGCTTTTCTTATTAAAAAAACAGTAAAAGTTGCTTGTTTTTTTGGATTATCCCAAGGATTTATGTCTATATTGGGGTGGTCTTTTGGCTCTATATTTGGCACTATATTAGAACCAATTGGCCATTGGATTGCTTTTTTGTTACTTACTTGTATTGGCATTAACATTATGCAAAATGCAAAGAAAAACGAAAAAACTATATTCTCTACAGATACCTCTACAATTATTAGTATTTCTATTGCTACCAGTATAGATGCTTTTGCTACAGGCATTGGGTTTCATCTATTACATATAACAATTACCCTACCTGCTATCATCATTGGATTAACCACTTTTGTTACTTCATTTTTAGGCGTTTATATGGGTAAGCAATTAAAAAAATATATAAAAAAAGAATCCTTCATATATTATATATCTGGACTCATTTTGATTGCTATGGGCGTTAAAATTTTGTTGGATTACTTGTAG
- a CDS encoding TrmB family transcriptional regulator has translation MELLDAFKAIGFTKQETLIYLTLCEHGQLSGYEAAKLSGISRSNAYASLSSLVEKGGGYIIEGQPKKYVATPTNELLVNSKRWFDKVFKIIESKVVFNKSQQEPYITIAGYDKIVNKLENILLLTNSHLYFSAEHSIINQFYTILSKLAETKKVVLLSDKKVSDSNIIFYETEKSSSVKLIVDTSTVITGTLEQCLYSKNATLIQIIREAMVNEIKLIKSES, from the coding sequence ATGGAGTTACTTGATGCTTTTAAAGCCATTGGTTTTACCAAACAAGAAACATTGATTTACCTTACTTTATGTGAACATGGGCAATTGTCTGGTTATGAAGCTGCCAAATTATCTGGCATTTCCCGTTCTAATGCTTATGCTTCTTTGTCAAGCCTTGTTGAAAAAGGTGGTGGCTATATAATAGAGGGTCAGCCTAAAAAATATGTTGCTACACCAACTAATGAGTTACTGGTTAATTCTAAAAGATGGTTTGATAAAGTTTTTAAAATCATAGAAAGTAAAGTTGTTTTTAACAAATCTCAACAAGAACCCTATATAACCATTGCAGGGTATGATAAAATTGTTAATAAATTAGAAAATATATTGTTGCTTACCAACTCTCATCTTTATTTTTCTGCCGAACACAGTATTATCAATCAATTTTATACTATTTTATCTAAGTTAGCAGAAACGAAGAAAGTTGTACTTTTAAGCGATAAAAAAGTTTCCGATTCTAATATTATTTTTTATGAAACTGAAAAAAGTTCATCTGTAAAGTTAATTGTAGATACTTCTACTGTTATTACTGGAACTTTGGAACAATGTTTGTATTCTAAGAATGCAACACTGATACAAATTATTAGAGAAGCTATGGTCAATGAAATTAAATTAATTAAATCTGAAAGCTAA
- a CDS encoding TRAP transporter large permease, protein MNEIILMTALVLLVLLFFKVPVYIAILGGSMMYFLMTPNVNPILFAQQSISGAESISLLAIPFFVGAGVLMNYSGVTKRIMDFAEVLTGRMSGGLAQVNILLSAMMGGLSGSNIADAAMQSKMLVPQMREKGFSNAFSTVVTATSSMITPLIPPGIAMIIYGSIANVSIGRLFVAGIGIGTLLTASLMILISIVSKKRGYKPIRTERLTLKESIKTTRPALLPLMLPIIIIGGIRLGVFTATEAGSVAILFALLLGIIYRELKKKDFIQAVKETVTTTSAIMLIVAAATVFSWILTRERVPQQLTEWIVSTIDNKYIFLLIVNIFLLIVGMFIEGNASMIILVPLLVPIAREFGINDIHFAMTYIFNNAVGALSPPMGTLMFVTCGITKCKTKDFIKAALPFYGLLLVIMLLITYVPFFSTFLVDLIY, encoded by the coding sequence ATGAATGAAATTATTTTGATGACAGCACTTGTGCTCTTGGTTCTTTTGTTCTTTAAAGTCCCTGTATATATTGCTATTTTAGGTGGTTCTATGATGTATTTTCTTATGACCCCTAATGTGAATCCTATTTTATTTGCTCAGCAATCAATAAGTGGTGCAGAAAGTATATCTTTATTAGCTATTCCATTTTTTGTTGGAGCAGGTGTACTGATGAATTATAGTGGTGTAACTAAGCGAATTATGGACTTTGCAGAAGTGTTAACTGGACGTATGAGTGGTGGGTTAGCACAAGTCAATATTTTGTTATCTGCTATGATGGGCGGATTATCGGGTTCGAACATTGCGGATGCAGCTATGCAATCTAAAATGTTAGTGCCTCAGATGAGAGAAAAAGGTTTTTCAAATGCTTTTTCAACAGTCGTTACAGCAACTTCATCTATGATAACACCACTGATTCCACCAGGAATTGCAATGATTATTTACGGCAGCATTGCTAATGTTTCCATTGGAAGGCTTTTTGTTGCCGGTATCGGTATTGGTACTTTATTGACAGCATCTTTAATGATTCTTATTAGTATCGTGTCTAAAAAAAGAGGATATAAACCAATACGAACAGAAAGATTAACTTTAAAAGAAAGTATTAAGACGACTCGACCAGCGCTTTTGCCTTTGATGTTACCCATTATTATTATTGGTGGTATTCGTTTAGGTGTTTTCACTGCAACAGAGGCTGGTAGTGTAGCAATTCTATTTGCATTGTTATTAGGAATTATTTATAGAGAATTAAAAAAGAAAGATTTTATCCAAGCAGTAAAGGAGACTGTAACAACAACATCTGCCATTATGCTTATTGTTGCAGCAGCTACAGTATTTTCTTGGATTTTAACCAGAGAGCGTGTTCCACAACAGTTAACAGAATGGATTGTCAGTACTATTGACAACAAATATATATTCTTGTTAATTGTAAATATATTCTTGCTAATCGTTGGAATGTTTATTGAAGGTAATGCATCTATGATTATTCTTGTTCCATTGCTTGTTCCCATTGCAAGAGAGTTTGGTATTAACGATATTCATTTTGCAATGACTTATATATTCAATAATGCGGTAGGTGCATTGTCACCGCCAATGGGAACTCTGATGTTTGTTACCTGTGGTATCACAAAGTGTAAAACAAAAGACTTTATAAAAGCCGCGCTACCTTTTTATGGGTTGTTGTTGGTTATTATGTTACTCATTACGTATGTCCCTTTTTTCTCGACTTTCCTAGTCGACTTAATATATTAA
- the dctP gene encoding C4-dicarboxylate TRAP transporter substrate-binding protein, translated as MKKILMLVLVIVLTVSMTACSTKEGTQSDSSNITTGENDATNNAVDAVKVQIGFENSLSEPVGQALLKWQQLLEEQGDGSILIELFPDSQLGTKSELIDSMLLGEPVITLADGAFYADYGVRDMGILFGPFLFETWEQCWALTESDWYAEQSELLEEKGLKLLASNWKYGERHTMTNSLVETPDDLRGMIIRVPNNQIQTQGFNALGATATGMALNEVYQALQTGTIDGAENPLATLYGRRLQEVAPYLLMTGHVKNFTTWVTGTAFFDTLTPEQQELLVSTGREAGLYNNDLVDQYEEEYLQLMLDEGVTVTELSSKEVDQFVEAAQSFYQKGDDFGWSDNLYETVRAAMGLN; from the coding sequence ATGAAAAAAATTTTAATGTTAGTGTTGGTGATTGTATTAACGGTTAGTATGACAGCTTGTAGTACAAAAGAAGGTACTCAAAGTGATAGTAGTAATATTACAACAGGTGAAAATGACGCAACAAATAATGCTGTTGATGCAGTTAAAGTACAAATTGGATTTGAGAATTCTTTGTCAGAACCAGTAGGACAAGCGTTATTAAAATGGCAACAGTTGCTTGAGGAGCAAGGGGATGGTTCTATTTTAATTGAATTATTTCCAGATAGTCAATTAGGGACAAAAAGTGAATTAATTGACTCTATGTTGTTAGGTGAGCCAGTGATAACTTTAGCAGATGGAGCTTTTTATGCAGATTATGGTGTGAGAGATATGGGTATTCTTTTTGGACCATTTTTATTTGAAACATGGGAACAGTGTTGGGCATTAACAGAAAGCGATTGGTATGCAGAACAAAGTGAATTACTTGAAGAAAAAGGTTTGAAACTTCTTGCTTCAAACTGGAAGTATGGAGAAAGACATACAATGACCAATTCTTTAGTAGAGACTCCTGATGATTTAAGGGGAATGATTATTCGAGTACCTAATAATCAAATTCAGACACAAGGTTTTAATGCACTAGGTGCTACAGCAACAGGAATGGCTCTTAATGAAGTATATCAAGCGCTTCAAACAGGAACAATAGATGGAGCAGAAAATCCATTAGCGACTCTTTATGGACGCAGATTACAAGAAGTAGCACCATACTTATTAATGACAGGTCACGTAAAGAATTTTACAACTTGGGTAACTGGAACAGCGTTTTTTGACACATTAACACCAGAGCAACAAGAACTGTTGGTTAGTACAGGTAGAGAAGCCGGATTATATAATAATGATCTTGTAGATCAATATGAAGAAGAATATCTTCAATTGATGTTAGATGAAGGCGTAACTGTAACAGAACTTTCTTCTAAAGAGGTAGATCAGTTTGTTGAAGCTGCTCAATCATTCTACCAAAAAGGCGATGATTTTGGATGGAGCGACAATCTGTATGAAACAGTAAGAGCAGCAATGGGCTTAAATTAG
- a CDS encoding putative manganese-dependent inorganic diphosphatase: MKDKIYIFGHQNPDTDSICSAIAYANLKKALGYKKATAYRLGAISNETQYALDYFNVQIPRQIEKLELKVKDLYLRNVICVKPQDSIVEAVDVIVNKNKYSTPVVDEQERIIGVVTLIDLYNSLIGKVSNDHLKNSKTPFKNIVKALEGNVIHGTYPYEFVEGEVSTLSEVISGKTLLKGDILIAKNLKDNNEIVFNSGASCIIISKENEDKSVDEIPEDYEGIVIEVNTSIFNIIKIIEKTVPIEKMINKRTFEYFELNDSLEEIKEQILASQHRSFPVVDEDGKVVGLLARSDLLKVNRKKVILVDHNEKDQSIEGIEDAEILEIIDHHKIGNVQTMAPLFFRAEPVGCTATIIYDLYKEEKIPIPKEMAGIMLSAILSDTLLFNSPTCTHKDKETAKELARIAGVNMNAYGMDMIIAGTAIEHDETPEALITRDMKRFAFGKHKIMVSQINTGDFKALSNMLPVLKQKIEEICQNEELDLAVLMVTSIIIGGTEIIIAGKNKVIAQKAFELNLDEDTIFLSGVFSRKKQVIPKLMNAAQT; the protein is encoded by the coding sequence ATGAAAGATAAAATATATATATTTGGACACCAAAACCCAGATACAGATTCGATTTGTTCAGCCATTGCCTATGCCAATTTGAAAAAGGCTTTAGGATATAAAAAAGCCACAGCATACCGTTTAGGTGCGATAAGCAATGAAACCCAGTATGCCTTAGATTATTTTAATGTTCAAATACCCAGGCAAATTGAGAAGTTAGAATTAAAGGTAAAAGATTTGTACTTAAGAAATGTTATTTGTGTTAAGCCACAAGATTCTATAGTAGAAGCTGTAGATGTTATTGTTAATAAAAATAAATATTCTACGCCTGTTGTAGATGAGCAAGAAAGAATTATTGGTGTGGTGACATTAATAGATCTTTACAACAGTTTAATTGGAAAAGTATCCAATGACCATCTTAAAAATTCTAAAACCCCTTTTAAGAATATTGTAAAAGCTCTAGAAGGCAATGTTATTCACGGAACATATCCATATGAATTTGTAGAAGGTGAAGTTAGCACACTATCTGAAGTTATATCCGGTAAAACATTATTAAAAGGCGATATTTTAATTGCAAAAAATTTAAAAGACAATAATGAAATTGTCTTTAATAGCGGCGCTTCTTGTATAATTATTTCTAAAGAAAATGAGGACAAATCTGTTGATGAAATTCCAGAGGATTATGAAGGTATTGTAATAGAAGTAAATACCTCTATATTTAATATTATAAAGATAATTGAAAAAACCGTTCCAATAGAAAAAATGATTAATAAAAGAACATTTGAGTACTTTGAGTTAAACGATTCATTAGAAGAAATTAAAGAGCAAATATTAGCTTCTCAGCACCGAAGTTTTCCAGTCGTAGACGAAGATGGAAAAGTTGTGGGCTTATTAGCGAGAAGTGATCTGTTAAAAGTTAATAGAAAAAAAGTGATTTTAGTAGATCATAATGAAAAAGACCAGTCTATAGAAGGCATAGAAGATGCAGAGATTCTTGAAATTATTGATCATCATAAAATTGGAAATGTCCAAACGATGGCGCCTTTATTTTTTAGAGCTGAACCGGTGGGATGTACAGCCACCATTATATATGATTTGTACAAAGAAGAAAAAATACCCATTCCCAAAGAAATGGCAGGCATTATGTTAAGTGCCATATTATCGGATACATTATTGTTTAATTCGCCTACTTGTACCCATAAAGATAAAGAAACGGCGAAGGAACTTGCACGTATAGCAGGTGTTAATATGAATGCTTATGGCATGGATATGATTATTGCAGGGACTGCAATTGAACATGATGAAACGCCAGAGGCATTAATTACAAGGGATATGAAACGCTTTGCTTTCGGTAAACATAAAATTATGGTTTCTCAAATTAATACAGGGGATTTTAAAGCATTAAGCAATATGTTACCTGTATTAAAACAGAAAATAGAAGAAATTTGCCAAAATGAAGAACTGGATTTGGCAGTTTTAATGGTAACCAGCATTATCATTGGAGGAACTGAAATCATTATTGCAGGTAAGAATAAAGTCATTGCGCAAAAAGCTTTTGAACTGAATTTAGATGAAGATACCATTTTCTTATCTGGTGTATTTTCAAGAAAAAAACAAGTTATCCCTAAACTTATGAATGCAGCACAAACTTAG